CGCGGGCCGGCTCAGGAGAAGGCGGCGTGTCCGGTCAGGTCCTGTCCCACGATGAGGGTATGGATGTCGTGCGTCCCTTCGTAGGTGTACACCGATTCGATGTTGCACAGATGGCGGCCCACCTGATACTCGTCGGTGACCCCGTTGGCTCCGAGGATCTCGCGCCCCAGCTTGGCGCACTCCCGGGCGACGAAGCAGTTGTTCATCTTGGCCATCGACACCTGCTGCGGCGTGGCGCGTCCCGCCTCCTTGAGGCGTCCGAGCTGCAGGCACAGCAGCTGTGCCTTGGTTATCTCGGTGCCCATCCAGACGAGCTTGCGCTGCTGCAACTGAAACGCGGCCACCGGCTTGCCGAAGACGACGCGGGTCTTGGCGTACTCGAGGGCCTCGTCGAACACCGCCTGGGCGGAGCCGACCACGCCCCAGGCGATGCCGTAGCGCGCCTGGTTGAGGCAGGCCAGCGCGGCCTTCAGCCCTTCCGCCTTGGGCAGGCGGTTGTCCAGCGGAATGGCGCAGTCCTGGAAGAACAGCTCGGAGGTCACCGAGGCGCGCAGCGAGAACTTCCCCTCGTGGTCCTTGGCCCCGAATCCCGGGGTGCCTTTCTCCACCAGAAAGCCCTGCACCTCGCCATCCAGCTTGGCCCACACCAGCGCCACGTCGGCGACCGAGCCGTTGGTAATCCAGGCCTTGGTACCGTTCAGGACGTAGCGGTCGCCGCGCTTGACGGCGCGGGTCAGCATGCCGGAGGGGTTGGAGCCGTAGTCGGGCTCGGTGAGGCCGAAGCAGCCGATTTTCTCGCCCTTCGCCATCGCGGGAAGCCAGCGATCCTTCTGTTCCTCGGAGCCGAAGGCATGGATCGGGTACATGACCAGGCCGCCCTGCACCGAGACGAAGCTGCGCAGCCCCGAATCGCCCCGCTCCAGCTCCTGCATGATCAGGCCGTAGGCTACCGGCCCGAGACCCGCGCAGCCATATCCCTGCAGCGAGGATCCCAGCGTTCCGAGCTCCGCCAGCTGCGGGATCAGCTCTTTGGGGAAGGTTCCTTCGCGATAGTGCTTCTCGATGCGCGGCAGAACCTGCTCCGAGACGAAGGAGCGGATGGTGTCCCGGATCAGCCGCTCCTCCTCGCTGAGGAGTCCGTCGATCTGGTAATAGTCGAGGGCCTTGAACGGTTTCATGGGTCTCCTTGGAGATCGTCCCGGGCGAAATCCGGGCGGTTCATCCGATCGATTGCAGCAAGGCCGCGACGCCCAATCCGCCGCTGACGCACAACGCGGCGATGCCGTAACGCGCCCGGCGCCGGGCCATTTCGTGCATGAGGGTGACGACAATGCGGGCTCCGGAGCATCCGATGGGATGTCCCAGCGCGATGGCGCCGCCGTTGGGGTTGAGGCGCTGCGGATCGATCCGCAGCTCTCTCTGGCAGGCGAGCACCTGTGCGGCGAACGCTTCGTTGATCTCCACCAGGTCGATCTGCTCGAGTGCCAGGCCGGTCTTCTGCAGCAGCCGGCGGATCGCCGGCACCGGACCGATTCCCATGCGCTCCGGCGCCACGCCGACCGAGGTCCAATCGACCAGGCGGCAGACCGGACCACGCGACAGGTTCGGCCTATCGCGCGAGACCACCACCGCGGCCGCTCCGTCGGTGATGCCCGAGGCGGATCCGGCCGTGATGGTCCCGTTTTTCCCGAAGACGGGAGGCAGCGAGGCCAGCGAGGCGGCCGTGACACCGTCGCGCGGGTGCTCGTCGGCGGCGAGGTTCTTTCCCGGCTGCCTGGCATCCGGCAGATCGATCGGCACGATTTCCTCGGAGAAGACGCCGCG
The nucleotide sequence above comes from Candidatus Polarisedimenticolia bacterium. Encoded proteins:
- a CDS encoding acyl-CoA dehydrogenase family protein, which produces MKPFKALDYYQIDGLLSEEERLIRDTIRSFVSEQVLPRIEKHYREGTFPKELIPQLAELGTLGSSLQGYGCAGLGPVAYGLIMQELERGDSGLRSFVSVQGGLVMYPIHAFGSEEQKDRWLPAMAKGEKIGCFGLTEPDYGSNPSGMLTRAVKRGDRYVLNGTKAWITNGSVADVALVWAKLDGEVQGFLVEKGTPGFGAKDHEGKFSLRASVTSELFFQDCAIPLDNRLPKAEGLKAALACLNQARYGIAWGVVGSAQAVFDEALEYAKTRVVFGKPVAAFQLQQRKLVWMGTEITKAQLLCLQLGRLKEAGRATPQQVSMAKMNNCFVARECAKLGREILGANGVTDEYQVGRHLCNIESVYTYEGTHDIHTLIVGQDLTGHAAFS
- a CDS encoding thiolase family protein yields the protein MIAEEIYLAGAVRTPIGRFGGALAAVPSPQLAAAAAREALRRAALDSAGIDETILGCARQAGVGPNPARQASRLAGVPDDVPAYTVNQACASGLKTILLAGRAIAGGEAGTILAGGMENMSRVPYLLSTARHGARMGHQELTDAMFRDGFMDPLSGMLMGETAENLAREYGISREEQDQYAAESQRRCQASRERGVFSEEIVPIDLPDARQPGKNLAADEHPRDGVTAASLASLPPVFGKNGTITAGSASGITDGAAAVVVSRDRPNLSRGPVCRLVDWTSVGVAPERMGIGPVPAIRRLLQKTGLALEQIDLVEINEAFAAQVLACQRELRIDPQRLNPNGGAIALGHPIGCSGARIVVTLMHEMARRRARYGIAALCVSGGLGVAALLQSIG